A region from the Cupriavidus sp. D39 genome encodes:
- a CDS encoding PAS domain S-box protein: MLGAWGLAVAVMLSLLLVRLRRLRRDAEENLARTQGSEARLAGIIRSSMEAIITVDEGQRIVLFNPTAERLFGYAAADMIGCPLADLIPVRFRVAHEAHVRRFGVTGVTDRQMGQHSI; encoded by the coding sequence ATGCTAGGCGCCTGGGGACTGGCCGTGGCCGTGATGCTGTCCCTGCTGCTGGTGCGCTTGCGGCGGCTGCGGCGTGACGCAGAAGAGAACCTGGCGCGTACCCAGGGCAGCGAAGCCCGGCTGGCAGGGATCATCCGCTCGTCAATGGAAGCGATCATCACGGTGGACGAAGGGCAGCGCATCGTGTTGTTCAACCCCACGGCGGAGCGTCTTTTTGGCTACGCCGCCGCGGACATGATCGGCTGCCCTCTGGCGGACCTGATTCCGGTGCGTTTTCGCGTGGCCCATGAGGCGCACGTGCGCCGGTTCGGCGTAACGGGGGTCACGGACCGGCAGATGGGCCAGCACTCGATCTGA
- a CDS encoding response regulator, with the protein MNHPARPEPLTVLLLEDSTLIGARQTRMLRSIKELELLALARDPRAALLAAQILLPDVVILSLNRNEKSWLNVLQDLKRMRRHATVVVLSNCSVPPMRSAYLQAGASLFFDKTTEFDALRRALLRLAADKSAATGTVQEFTTA; encoded by the coding sequence ATGAACCACCCGGCCCGCCCCGAACCCCTGACCGTACTGCTGCTCGAGGACTCTACCCTGATCGGGGCGCGGCAGACAAGGATGCTGAGATCGATCAAAGAGCTGGAACTGCTCGCCTTGGCCCGGGATCCGCGCGCGGCCCTGCTGGCAGCACAGATCCTCCTGCCCGATGTCGTCATTCTCAGCCTGAACCGGAATGAAAAATCCTGGCTGAACGTGCTGCAGGACCTGAAGCGGATGCGTCGCCACGCAACAGTGGTAGTGCTGAGCAACTGCTCGGTGCCGCCGATGCGCAGTGCCTACCTGCAGGCCGGTGCGTCGCTCTTTTTCGACAAGACCACGGAGTTCGACGCGTTGCGCCGCGCCCTGCTCCGCCTGGCTGCGGACAAGAGCGCGGCGACGGGTACGGTCCAGGAGTTCACAACAGCATAG
- the fnr gene encoding fumarate/nitrate reduction transcriptional regulator Fnr, with protein MYRDTAPPASVPRKANCSSCAMRAICMGGNLNDADRTRLDSVIHNWRMVRRGEALYRAGDAFQSIYALRSGSFKTVVSHQNGCEQTTGFFVTGETLGLDGICTERHACDAIALEDSAVCVIPFHLLEALCREMRSLQQHVHRMLSSEIVRESGVMLLLASLSAEQRVAAFLLNISARQQARGYSRRELTLRMTREEIGSYLGMKLETVSRTLSRFQRDGLIDVKGKRVTLMDLDALDRI; from the coding sequence ATGTACAGGGACACCGCCCCGCCTGCAAGTGTGCCCCGCAAGGCAAATTGCTCAAGCTGCGCAATGCGCGCCATCTGCATGGGTGGCAACCTGAACGACGCGGATCGCACCAGGCTGGATAGCGTGATCCATAACTGGCGCATGGTGCGGCGCGGCGAAGCGCTCTATCGTGCCGGCGACGCGTTCCAGAGCATCTATGCCCTGCGTTCCGGATCGTTCAAGACGGTGGTGTCCCACCAGAACGGATGCGAGCAGACGACCGGCTTCTTCGTCACCGGCGAGACGCTCGGGCTCGACGGCATCTGCACCGAGCGGCACGCCTGTGACGCCATCGCCCTGGAAGACAGCGCGGTATGCGTGATTCCCTTCCATCTGCTCGAAGCACTCTGCCGGGAAATGCGTTCGCTGCAACAGCATGTGCACCGGATGCTAAGTAGCGAAATCGTGCGCGAATCAGGCGTCATGCTCCTGCTCGCCAGCCTGTCCGCGGAGCAGCGCGTGGCGGCATTCCTGCTCAATATCTCGGCCCGCCAGCAGGCGCGCGGCTACTCCCGCCGCGAACTCACGCTGCGCATGACGCGCGAAGAGATCGGCAGCTACCTGGGCATGAAGCTCGAGACCGTCAGCCGCACCTTGTCGCGCTTCCAGCGTGACGGCCTCATCGATGTCAAGGGAAAACGCGTGACCCTGATGGATCTTGACGCGCTGGACCGGATCTAG
- a CDS encoding DUF1488 domain-containing protein — translation MTIKQICFPKASPSYCPADLSLECPVSVNGTPASYAITAEALEDHFGARSHRPEDLLQAFEGHREDIEGVARQLFEMTEAHNIVLHSGHFRFVI, via the coding sequence ATGACCATCAAACAGATCTGTTTCCCCAAAGCCAGCCCCTCCTATTGCCCGGCCGATCTCTCTCTCGAATGTCCTGTCAGCGTGAACGGTACGCCGGCTAGCTACGCAATTACGGCCGAGGCACTGGAAGACCACTTTGGCGCGCGTTCGCACCGGCCGGAAGACCTGCTCCAGGCTTTTGAAGGACATCGCGAGGATATCGAAGGCGTGGCGCGGCAGTTGTTCGAAATGACTGAGGCCCACAATATCGTGCTGCACAGCGGCCATTTCCGTTTCGTGATCTAG
- a CDS encoding GNAT family N-acetyltransferase, with product MAVRSDCKHQGIGSLLLGKMVAYCRAHGTRELVGTTLATNTAMLRLAESSGIQVLRTGRPASEGVELRLPLAAPNPDDVRW from the coding sequence GTGGCGGTGCGCTCCGACTGCAAGCACCAGGGCATCGGCAGCTTGCTGCTGGGCAAAATGGTGGCCTACTGCCGCGCACATGGCACGCGGGAACTGGTCGGCACCACGCTGGCCACCAACACGGCGATGCTCAGGCTCGCCGAAAGCAGCGGTATCCAGGTTCTGCGCACTGGCCGGCCGGCCAGCGAGGGCGTTGAACTCCGACTCCCGCTGGCAGCGCCCAACCCAGACGATGTGCGGTGGTGA
- a CDS encoding MgtC/SapB family protein, with protein sequence MNQTVVVFCVALAIGLGFGLERERSQAPDGAEASAGLRTFAIASVCGALGAFLPIAGLLPAVLLAVAALAAMGYRHTAASDPGLTTEIALLCTVLLGALAVSQPALAAGIATVLVILLHGKATLHRLVRNALTRQEVSDALTLAAAALVIWPLLPDRYMGPFDAWNPRTLWLVAVLVMLLGAGGHIATRLFGEQAGLPLTGLFGGFISSVATIGSMAAMVRKAPGTHEAAVASASLSSVATFVQMLLLLAATSAAAFRELALPLTAGLATMLLYAGAWLWRSAREPAAQNGTQPAGRSMDWRVAAGFVLLMALLLLANAAARAWAGSGLLLGVAVAGGFADAHAATVSVAAQVAAGRLSPEAAVWPVLAALSSNTMTKIVVAAAGGRAFACRVGSGLVLAAAATWCTALMVISWG encoded by the coding sequence ATGAATCAAACGGTGGTCGTGTTCTGCGTCGCGTTGGCTATCGGTTTGGGGTTCGGGCTTGAGCGGGAGCGCAGCCAGGCGCCGGACGGCGCCGAGGCCTCCGCAGGCCTGCGCACGTTTGCCATTGCCAGCGTGTGCGGCGCGCTCGGCGCGTTCCTGCCGATTGCCGGATTGCTGCCGGCGGTCTTGCTGGCGGTGGCCGCCCTGGCCGCCATGGGATACCGCCACACCGCAGCCAGCGACCCGGGGCTGACCACAGAGATTGCGCTGCTGTGCACGGTACTGCTCGGCGCGCTCGCCGTCTCACAGCCTGCGCTAGCCGCCGGCATCGCCACGGTCCTTGTAATCCTGCTGCACGGCAAGGCTACCCTGCACCGGCTGGTGCGCAATGCGCTGACCCGGCAGGAGGTGAGCGATGCCCTGACGCTCGCCGCCGCCGCCCTCGTGATCTGGCCCTTGCTGCCAGACCGGTATATGGGGCCGTTCGATGCTTGGAACCCGCGCACGCTCTGGCTGGTGGCTGTGCTGGTCATGCTGTTGGGGGCGGGCGGGCATATCGCCACGCGCCTGTTCGGCGAACAGGCTGGCCTGCCGCTGACCGGATTGTTCGGCGGCTTCATTTCCAGTGTGGCGACGATCGGTTCGATGGCGGCGATGGTGCGCAAGGCACCTGGCACGCACGAGGCGGCAGTGGCGTCCGCCTCGCTCTCCAGCGTGGCCACCTTCGTGCAGATGCTGTTGCTGCTTGCCGCCACCAGTGCGGCTGCATTCCGGGAACTGGCACTGCCCCTCACCGCTGGGCTGGCCACCATGCTCCTCTACGCGGGCGCCTGGCTGTGGCGCTCGGCCCGCGAACCGGCCGCGCAGAACGGCACGCAACCGGCCGGCCGGTCCATGGACTGGCGGGTGGCGGCGGGCTTCGTGCTGCTAATGGCGCTGCTGTTGCTCGCAAACGCCGCCGCGCGGGCATGGGCCGGGTCCGGGCTACTGCTTGGCGTTGCGGTGGCCGGCGGATTTGCCGACGCGCACGCCGCGACGGTATCGGTCGCGGCGCAAGTAGCAGCCGGGCGACTGTCCCCCGAGGCTGCGGTCTGGCCGGTGCTGGCGGCACTTTCCTCCAACACCATGACCAAGATCGTGGTGGCCGCGGCAGGTGGACGCGCCTTCGCGTGTCGCGTGGGCAGCGGGCTTGTGCTGGCCGCCGCCGCGACCTGGTGCACTGCCCTGATGGTTATCTCCTGGGGCTGA
- a CDS encoding BCAM0308 family protein, with translation MKVRERSSQVRPARWDRLPQDPNHDAYKQPVQAPAVASCPTCHAVFLKGRWQWRAVPPGAKALMCPACHRVADHVPAAQVTLDGAFQIAHQEEILALVRHRETLMRESHPMERIMATQTQEDRVSITTTGFHLARDIGSAVHHAYRGKLEVDYPDADETLHVHWHRD, from the coding sequence ATGAAAGTACGTGAGCGTTCCAGCCAAGTCAGGCCGGCCCGTTGGGACCGGCTTCCCCAGGATCCCAACCACGATGCCTACAAGCAGCCGGTGCAGGCGCCTGCGGTCGCATCCTGTCCCACTTGCCATGCGGTCTTCCTGAAAGGACGCTGGCAATGGCGGGCCGTGCCGCCCGGCGCCAAGGCACTGATGTGCCCGGCCTGCCATCGTGTCGCCGACCATGTTCCCGCGGCGCAAGTGACGCTGGATGGGGCGTTCCAGATAGCGCACCAGGAAGAGATTCTAGCGCTGGTGCGGCACCGCGAAACCCTGATGAGGGAGAGCCATCCGATGGAGCGCATCATGGCCACGCAGACCCAGGAGGATCGTGTCAGCATTACGACCACGGGCTTTCACCTGGCACGCGATATCGGCTCTGCCGTGCACCATGCGTATCGGGGCAAGCTGGAAGTCGACTATCCCGACGCCGATGAGACCCTGCATGTTCATTGGCACCGCGATTGA
- a CDS encoding TraR/DksA family transcriptional regulator produces the protein MSDLTKEQLSSLVTLLDSREQRIRGQMDAAAVSRTLSAESEPSDDANLAGHGTEERMDDAVAEHYRMELADIAAARERIAELSCGVCLDCGEPIPYPRLQAYPTAKRCTPCQRKHEHMLRTPTGMR, from the coding sequence ATGTCCGATTTGACCAAAGAGCAGTTGTCCAGCCTGGTCACCTTGCTGGACAGCAGAGAGCAGAGGATCCGCGGCCAGATGGACGCTGCTGCCGTTTCCCGCACTCTGTCCGCCGAAAGCGAACCGAGCGACGATGCGAATCTTGCCGGGCATGGCACCGAAGAGCGCATGGACGATGCCGTGGCGGAACACTACCGTATGGAACTGGCCGACATAGCGGCGGCCCGTGAGCGGATCGCCGAGCTGAGCTGCGGCGTGTGCCTGGACTGCGGCGAGCCTATCCCCTATCCGCGTCTGCAAGCGTATCCCACGGCCAAGCGCTGCACGCCATGCCAGCGCAAGCACGAGCACATGTTGCGGACGCCGACCGGTATGCGATGA